In the genome of Globicephala melas chromosome 3, mGloMel1.2, whole genome shotgun sequence, one region contains:
- the RPL36 gene encoding large ribosomal subunit protein eL36: MALRYPMAVGLNKGHKVTKNVSKPRHSRRRGRLTKHTKFVRDMIREVCGFAPYERRAMELLKVSKDKRALKFIKKRVGTHIRAKRKREELSNVLAAMRKAAAKKD, from the exons ATGGCTCTGCGCTACCCCATGGCCGTGGGCCTCAACAAGGGCCACAAGGTGACCAAGAACGTGAGCAAGCCGAGGCACAGCCGCCGCCGTGGG CGCCTCACCAAGCACACCAAGTTCGTGCGGGACATGATCCGGGAGGTGTGCGGCTTTGCCCCTTATGAGCGGCGGGCCATGGAGCTGCTCAAGGTCTCCAAGGACAAGCGGGCCCTCAAGTTCATCAAGAAAAGG GTGGGGACACACATCCGTgccaagaggaagagagaggagctgAGCAATGTCCTGGCCGCCATGAGGAAGGCGGCAGCCAAGAAGGACTGA